A genomic stretch from Haloarchaeobius amylolyticus includes:
- a CDS encoding hybrid sensor histidine kinase/response regulator: MPGAIRVLHVDDEPAFLDLTSTFLERELRDVEVATARSVEAALRRFDEFDPDCVVSDYQMPDAHGLDLLEAVREREPSVPFVLFTGRGSEQVASDAISAGVTDYLQKGSGREQFELLANRIEKAAEAYRTRAAFEETERMVSTLISNLPGMVYRCLNEQAWPMEFVSEGCLDLTGYHPEQLENDDVVWGEDILVQDDQAAMWAEVQAALDEGEPFEVTYRIRRRDGEVRWCWEQGRGVYRGGELVAIEGFITDVTDQRRYRRRLDSLTETAGTLLETPDRHECAWVAVEAACESLEFPIASVRLYDEDSGALEPVAFTDDTAETLEGRLAFPGENGPAWTAFTTGTVQSIADLDGAERTVDADVAVRSLLALPLGEFGVLVLASPAPDAFDADDRNLARILGATLQSAVERADREAALHERERELRAQNERLEEFTNIVSHDLRNPVGVARGQLQLAEATGEAEHFERANEALERVESLVSDMLALAKQGMVVGETEAAHLDVLAHKAWKAVESNAAELVVESNVGLVADTSRLQQLLENLLANAVEHADEGVTISVGRLDDGDGFYVADDGPGIPEADRDVIFDPGYSTDEAGTGFGLAIVEQVARAHDWSVTLTESDAGGARFEFANVTLADNE, from the coding sequence ATGCCCGGGGCGATTCGAGTCCTCCACGTCGACGACGAGCCGGCGTTTCTGGACCTCACGTCGACGTTCCTCGAGCGGGAGCTTCGCGACGTGGAGGTGGCGACGGCCCGGTCGGTGGAGGCCGCCCTGAGGCGTTTCGACGAGTTCGACCCGGACTGCGTGGTCAGCGATTACCAGATGCCCGACGCGCATGGGCTGGACCTCCTCGAGGCGGTCCGCGAGCGCGAGCCGTCGGTCCCGTTCGTGCTGTTCACCGGACGTGGCTCGGAACAGGTCGCCAGCGACGCCATCTCGGCGGGGGTGACGGACTACCTCCAGAAGGGGAGCGGGCGAGAGCAGTTCGAGTTGCTCGCGAACCGCATCGAGAAGGCGGCAGAGGCGTACCGGACGCGGGCGGCGTTCGAGGAGACCGAGCGGATGGTCTCGACGCTCATCAGCAACCTGCCGGGGATGGTGTACCGGTGTCTGAACGAGCAGGCGTGGCCGATGGAGTTCGTCAGCGAGGGGTGTCTCGACCTGACCGGGTACCACCCGGAGCAACTGGAGAACGACGACGTCGTCTGGGGTGAGGACATCCTCGTCCAGGACGATCAGGCCGCGATGTGGGCGGAGGTACAGGCTGCACTCGACGAGGGCGAGCCCTTCGAGGTCACGTACCGTATCCGGCGGCGCGACGGCGAGGTTCGCTGGTGCTGGGAGCAGGGCCGTGGCGTGTACCGTGGGGGTGAGCTCGTCGCCATCGAGGGGTTCATCACCGACGTGACCGACCAGCGGCGCTACCGGCGACGACTGGACAGCCTCACCGAGACCGCCGGGACACTCCTCGAGACACCCGACCGTCACGAGTGTGCGTGGGTCGCGGTCGAGGCGGCCTGCGAATCGCTCGAATTCCCCATCGCCTCGGTCCGGCTCTACGACGAGGACTCGGGTGCACTGGAGCCGGTCGCCTTCACGGACGACACGGCGGAGACGCTCGAGGGTCGGCTGGCGTTTCCCGGCGAGAACGGGCCGGCGTGGACAGCGTTCACCACGGGTACGGTCCAGTCGATCGCGGACCTCGACGGGGCGGAGAGGACGGTCGATGCGGACGTGGCGGTCCGGTCGCTGCTCGCGCTCCCACTCGGCGAGTTCGGTGTGCTGGTGCTCGCGTCGCCCGCCCCAGACGCGTTCGACGCGGACGACCGGAACCTCGCCCGTATCCTGGGTGCGACGCTACAGTCCGCCGTCGAGCGTGCAGACCGTGAGGCCGCCCTCCACGAGCGCGAGCGCGAGTTGCGCGCACAGAACGAGCGCCTCGAGGAGTTCACCAACATCGTCAGCCACGACCTCCGCAACCCGGTCGGGGTCGCCCGGGGACAGCTCCAGCTCGCCGAGGCGACCGGCGAGGCCGAGCACTTCGAGCGGGCGAACGAGGCGCTCGAGCGGGTCGAATCCCTCGTCTCGGACATGCTGGCGCTCGCCAAACAGGGGATGGTCGTCGGCGAGACCGAGGCCGCCCACCTCGACGTGCTCGCCCACAAGGCGTGGAAGGCCGTCGAGAGCAACGCGGCAGAGCTGGTCGTCGAGTCCAACGTCGGGCTGGTCGCGGACACGAGCCGTCTTCAGCAACTTCTGGAGAACCTCCTCGCGAACGCCGTCGAACACGCGGACGAGGGGGTGACAATCTCGGTCGGGCGACTCGACGACGGTGACGGGTTCTACGTCGCCGACGACGGTCCGGGTATCCCCGAGGCCGACCGGGACGTCATCTTCGACCCGGGCTACAGCACCGACGAGGCCGGCACCGGGTTCGGGCTGGCCATCGTCGAACAGGTCGCCCGCGCACACGACTGGTCCGTCACGCTCACCGAAAGCGACGCCGGCGGTGCCCGGTTCGAGTTCGCGAACGTCACGCTCGCGGACAACGAGTGA
- a CDS encoding sigma factor-like helix-turn-helix DNA-binding protein, with product MTGASTKEDGSSFPKSIRHRQILDVAAENPDASIAELASMVPSATADLVETVFEEYGDPAAEDDDATDGDQPAADPSPAETQNDDTPSDQDGPTGDEPETLDDEPESVAPGDPVGSNGEDSDPTHDPTATTADDLSERQREVLAVVAAEPAATQQAIGDQLGVTAATVSNRVNSIEGFDWNDRESFVERVFDEPPTPQASVTADTTTESTTPEATDADETEATPSSPAEDEDSAATRTAALEDTIGRLEDRITALEASEDEAEQADESVFDDPDLVHRVVHACMEADTISKDEELRIIRELLE from the coding sequence ATGACAGGAGCGAGTACAAAGGAGGACGGGAGTTCGTTTCCCAAGTCGATTCGACACAGACAGATTCTGGACGTCGCCGCCGAGAACCCGGACGCCTCGATAGCGGAACTCGCGTCGATGGTACCGAGCGCGACGGCCGACCTCGTCGAGACCGTCTTCGAGGAGTACGGCGACCCGGCAGCCGAGGACGACGATGCGACAGACGGTGACCAGCCCGCAGCCGACCCCTCGCCAGCCGAGACGCAGAACGACGACACGCCCTCGGACCAGGATGGACCCACGGGCGACGAACCTGAGACACTGGACGACGAACCCGAGTCGGTAGCCCCAGGTGACCCAGTGGGCAGCAACGGCGAGGACAGCGACCCCACTCACGACCCGACGGCGACCACTGCTGATGACCTCTCCGAGCGCCAGCGCGAGGTGCTGGCCGTGGTCGCAGCCGAACCGGCCGCGACTCAACAGGCGATTGGCGACCAGCTGGGCGTGACGGCCGCGACCGTGAGCAACCGGGTCAACAGCATCGAGGGCTTCGACTGGAACGACCGCGAATCGTTCGTCGAACGCGTCTTCGACGAGCCACCGACACCCCAGGCATCCGTGACCGCCGACACCACGACCGAGTCGACGACACCCGAAGCGACCGACGCAGACGAAACAGAGGCCACCCCGTCCTCCCCGGCCGAGGACGAGGACAGCGCAGCCACGAGGACCGCCGCCCTCGAGGACACGATCGGTCGACTCGAAGACCGCATCACGGCTCTCGAAGCGTCCGAAGACGAAGCCGAACAGGCTGACGAATCCGTCTTCGACGATCCCGACCTCGTCCACAGGGTCGTCCACGCCTGCATGGAAGCCGACACCATCTCGAAAGACGAAGAGCTCCGCATCATCCGAGAACTGCTGGAGTGA
- a CDS encoding GNAT family N-acetyltransferase: MTGAPRHGPPDETPDTTEDIVFRRYRPADFERVRDFLVDTYGAFAAPRNWTIERWNFAPSMARTMNGVSRADWAAGVGLWERGGELVAVVNAEGEASGEAFLQRGPDPLPDEVFAEAFAFAERHLPVEADGRRVLRFRIPVGETRLESLARERGYERADWHETVSTLPIEDRPGSDLPAGYAIVDGEELTDAARGLAHARAFEYADTAYADRTPRAYAAMRATPDYRADLDLYVLDRDGVPVSFATVWHDAENRLGILEPVGTVPAHRRRGLASAVIGAGLDRIAAEGATTANVVSEKPLYLALGFEPVLRYGVWEKTMAG, from the coding sequence ATGACAGGGGCGCCCCGACACGGGCCACCAGACGAGACCCCCGACACGACGGAAGATATCGTCTTCCGACGGTACCGACCCGCGGACTTCGAGCGCGTCCGGGACTTTCTGGTCGACACGTACGGGGCGTTCGCGGCGCCGCGGAACTGGACCATCGAGCGCTGGAACTTCGCCCCGTCGATGGCGCGGACGATGAACGGCGTCTCGCGGGCGGACTGGGCGGCCGGCGTCGGCCTCTGGGAGCGCGGGGGCGAACTGGTCGCGGTCGTGAACGCGGAGGGGGAGGCGTCGGGCGAGGCGTTCCTCCAGCGCGGCCCGGACCCGCTCCCCGACGAGGTGTTCGCCGAGGCGTTCGCGTTCGCCGAACGCCACCTCCCGGTCGAGGCGGATGGCCGGCGGGTGCTCCGGTTCCGGATCCCGGTCGGGGAGACGCGACTGGAGTCGCTCGCTCGCGAACGCGGCTACGAGCGCGCGGACTGGCACGAGACCGTCTCGACGCTCCCCATCGAGGACCGCCCCGGCAGCGACCTGCCGGCGGGGTACGCCATCGTGGACGGCGAGGAACTCACCGATGCGGCGCGAGGGCTGGCCCACGCCAGGGCCTTCGAGTACGCCGACACCGCCTACGCCGACCGGACGCCACGGGCCTACGCCGCGATGCGGGCGACGCCGGACTACCGGGCGGACCTGGACCTGTACGTCCTCGACCGCGACGGCGTTCCAGTCTCGTTCGCGACGGTCTGGCACGACGCCGAGAACCGGCTCGGCATCCTCGAACCGGTCGGGACCGTCCCCGCACACCGCCGGCGAGGGCTCGCCAGCGCCGTCATCGGGGCGGGGCTCGACCGCATCGCGGCCGAGGGTGCGACGACGGCGAACGTGGTCTCGGAGAAGCCACTCTACCTCGCGCTGGGGTTCGAGCCGGTGCTCCGGTACGGGGTCTGGGAGAAGACGATGGCCGGCTAG
- a CDS encoding DUF5995 family protein, which translates to MRGTGPRASTHRVRSGIEGVRHARPATDTGVATDPRDGDREVLALVATPFTTVADAHRRLLALERLFVTREDRRAVFLSIYARVTELVGDAIDRGTFEDGEWVARYLVAFANLYRQALYDYETGDLDALSDPWQLAFEAAARGDCLVVQDAMLGINAHINYDLAFALHEAGVATNRRRKYADHCTVNEILRCLVDEAQDTLAADYDAPGITTVDESMGRLDEVLSIRTIREGRDSAWRNACALDSRWAVRRRLARWVTRVTATGAAHLLLSPNASSRVHGALREFEGRLGEAETTDDRVTED; encoded by the coding sequence ATGAGGGGAACAGGCCCGAGAGCGAGCACCCACCGAGTTCGAAGCGGCATCGAAGGCGTCCGTCACGCCCGGCCCGCGACAGACACAGGGGTCGCCACCGACCCCCGCGACGGCGACCGCGAAGTTCTGGCCCTCGTCGCGACCCCCTTCACCACCGTCGCGGACGCCCACCGACGACTCCTCGCGCTCGAACGCCTGTTCGTCACGCGCGAGGACCGCCGCGCCGTCTTCCTCTCCATCTACGCCCGCGTGACCGAACTGGTCGGCGACGCCATCGACCGCGGCACCTTCGAGGACGGCGAGTGGGTCGCCCGGTACCTCGTCGCCTTCGCCAACCTCTACCGGCAGGCGCTGTACGACTACGAGACCGGCGACCTCGACGCGCTCTCGGACCCCTGGCAGCTCGCCTTCGAGGCCGCCGCGCGCGGCGACTGCCTCGTCGTGCAGGACGCCATGCTCGGTATCAACGCCCACATCAACTACGACCTCGCGTTCGCCCTCCACGAGGCCGGCGTCGCGACGAACCGTCGCCGGAAGTACGCCGACCACTGCACCGTCAACGAGATCCTCCGCTGCCTGGTCGACGAGGCACAGGACACCCTCGCCGCCGACTACGACGCCCCCGGCATCACCACGGTCGACGAGTCGATGGGCCGCCTCGACGAGGTCCTCTCCATCCGCACCATCCGCGAAGGCCGCGACAGCGCCTGGCGCAACGCGTGTGCGCTCGACTCGCGCTGGGCGGTCCGCCGGCGTCTCGCGCGCTGGGTCACCCGCGTCACCGCGACCGGCGCGGCACACCTCCTCCTCAGCCCGAACGCGAGTTCCCGGGTCCACGGCGCCCTCCGCGAGTTCGAGGGCAGGCTGGGGGAGGCGGAGACGACGGACGACCGCGTGACGGAGGACTGA
- a CDS encoding cold-shock protein — protein sequence MATGKVDFFNDTGGYGFIDTEDSDEDVFFHMEDVGGPDLEEGQEVEFEIEDSPKGPRAKNLKRL from the coding sequence ATGGCGACAGGTAAGGTTGATTTCTTCAACGACACCGGCGGTTACGGCTTCATCGACACCGAGGATTCTGACGAGGACGTTTTCTTCCACATGGAGGACGTTGGCGGTCCGGACCTCGAGGAAGGCCAGGAGGTAGAGTTCGAGATCGAGGACTCCCCGAAGGGTCCGCGCGCGAAGAACCTGAAACGGCTGTAA
- a CDS encoding cold-shock protein: MAKGKVDFFNDTGGYGFIDTEDADDDVFFHMEDIGGPDLEEGQEVEFDIVDTDKGPRAKNLKRL; encoded by the coding sequence ATGGCGAAAGGTAAGGTTGACTTCTTCAACGACACCGGCGGTTACGGTTTCATCGACACCGAGGACGCGGACGACGACGTCTTCTTCCACATGGAAGACATCGGCGGTCCGGACCTCGAGGAGGGCCAGGAGGTCGAGTTCGACATCGTCGACACCGACAAGGGCCCGCGCGCGAAGAACCTGAAGCGACTCTGA
- a CDS encoding cold-shock protein encodes MAKGKVDFFNDTGGYGFISTEDADEDVFFHMEDVGGPDLEEGQEVEFDIEDAPKGPRATNVTRL; translated from the coding sequence ATGGCGAAAGGTAAGGTTGATTTCTTCAACGACACCGGCGGCTACGGTTTCATTTCGACTGAGGATGCGGACGAGGACGTTTTCTTCCACATGGAGGACGTTGGCGGCCCGGATCTCGAAGAAGGTCAGGAGGTAGAGTTCGACATCGAGGACGCCCCCAAGGGGCCCCGCGCGACCAACGTCACCCGTCTGTAA
- a CDS encoding glycosyltransferase has protein sequence MKLERYALLTVTAALALAGAAVVVPGATPGFLPGETLLELTLWSTTLLFGATALVWVVLTYVVGQGYDAPPAEYGGDDVQVRILTIDAADVVQATVDSLPDELTDVHVVAEEPIDVDGATVHAVPDDFECEAVRKGRAIEWARRNVPCDREFVCYLDEDSVVGSWHGLPDADVVQLREQPRRTGSVLSYLADIYRMGVQLEQRAFARLQIPLFAWGGGIAVRSDLEDEVTWDRETIVEDTAFVWAAARDHDITFALAETTCRNEAPPSLGEILQQRRRWAAGNVRAASMLPARYRLLTRVRNYAWALSPIVTMVAVPLSLLGVSVVYGGLFVLASLTLAAFTAFWFLRGLAYYGEQALRWVVVLPLVPVVSLVHSMGTVAGILHPPEGFRVTEKVGPDR, from the coding sequence ATGAAGCTCGAACGATACGCGTTGCTGACGGTCACCGCCGCCCTGGCGCTCGCCGGGGCGGCCGTCGTGGTACCCGGGGCGACACCCGGGTTCCTCCCTGGCGAGACGTTGCTCGAACTGACCCTGTGGTCCACCACGCTCCTGTTCGGGGCGACCGCGCTCGTGTGGGTCGTCCTGACCTACGTCGTCGGCCAGGGCTACGACGCGCCCCCGGCCGAGTACGGCGGGGACGACGTCCAGGTCCGGATCCTCACCATCGACGCCGCCGACGTGGTACAGGCGACGGTCGACTCGCTCCCCGACGAACTGACCGACGTCCACGTCGTCGCCGAAGAGCCCATCGACGTCGACGGCGCGACGGTCCACGCCGTCCCGGACGACTTCGAGTGCGAGGCCGTCCGGAAGGGTCGCGCCATCGAGTGGGCGCGCCGGAACGTCCCCTGTGACCGCGAGTTCGTCTGCTACCTCGACGAGGACAGCGTCGTCGGCTCGTGGCACGGCCTGCCGGACGCCGACGTGGTCCAGCTCCGCGAGCAGCCCCGCCGGACGGGGTCGGTGCTCAGCTACCTGGCCGACATCTACCGGATGGGCGTCCAGCTCGAACAGCGCGCGTTCGCCCGCCTGCAGATTCCGCTGTTCGCGTGGGGCGGCGGCATCGCGGTCCGCAGCGACCTCGAGGACGAGGTGACGTGGGACCGCGAGACCATCGTCGAGGACACCGCCTTCGTCTGGGCGGCCGCCCGCGACCACGACATCACGTTCGCGCTCGCGGAGACGACCTGCCGGAACGAGGCACCGCCCTCGCTGGGGGAGATCCTCCAGCAGCGCCGGCGCTGGGCCGCCGGGAACGTCCGCGCCGCCTCGATGCTCCCCGCGCGCTACCGGCTGCTCACCCGGGTCCGGAACTACGCGTGGGCGCTCTCGCCCATCGTGACCATGGTCGCCGTCCCGCTCTCGCTACTCGGCGTCTCGGTCGTCTACGGCGGCCTGTTCGTCCTCGCGTCGCTCACGCTCGCCGCGTTCACCGCCTTCTGGTTCCTTCGCGGGCTCGCCTACTACGGTGAGCAGGCGCTGCGCTGGGTGGTCGTGCTCCCGCTCGTCCCCGTCGTCTCGCTCGTCCACTCGATGGGGACCGTCGCCGGTATCCTGCACCCGCCGGAGGGCTTCCGCGTCACGGAGAAGGTCGGGCCGGACCGCTGA
- a CDS encoding mechanosensitive ion channel family protein, producing MAVAQLAPGPLVERYGDLGMQVLEFTVAAFGLYLLGRVVVEPGVRWLLARSRLTETLEQALGKVVHVLVLGGAVLGGVAAAGFRTAFLGSAIIAAGVTLAVGFAARDVLSNFVAGVFIIQDPKLNVGDTITVKDVTGTISDIGFRVTRVRTPDNETILIPNAQLVTLTIRNETVNNPVSITYDFGVGYDADVTATIDLLRAVAAENDVILDTPAPTIRVTDLADTAVVVTARVWLHKEDRRRLPEIRSAYLTAVHERCRAHGIDLSTTSQHALSGDLTVEEPALGLSREPPAPPREDDDSRLVEP from the coding sequence ATGGCGGTCGCTCAGCTCGCTCCGGGGCCGCTCGTCGAGCGCTACGGCGACCTCGGGATGCAGGTCCTCGAGTTCACCGTGGCCGCGTTCGGCCTGTACCTGCTCGGCCGGGTCGTCGTCGAACCCGGCGTCCGCTGGCTGCTCGCGCGCAGTCGTCTCACCGAGACGCTCGAACAGGCGCTCGGGAAGGTCGTCCACGTCCTCGTGCTCGGCGGCGCCGTCCTCGGCGGGGTCGCGGCGGCCGGGTTCCGGACCGCGTTCCTCGGCTCGGCCATCATCGCCGCCGGCGTCACCCTCGCGGTCGGGTTCGCCGCCCGGGACGTGCTCTCGAACTTCGTCGCCGGCGTGTTCATCATCCAGGACCCGAAACTGAACGTCGGCGACACCATCACCGTCAAGGACGTGACCGGGACCATCAGCGACATCGGCTTCCGGGTCACCCGCGTCCGCACGCCCGACAACGAGACCATCCTCATCCCGAACGCGCAACTGGTCACGCTCACCATCCGCAACGAGACGGTCAACAACCCGGTGAGTATCACCTACGACTTCGGCGTCGGGTACGACGCGGACGTCACGGCGACCATCGACCTCCTGCGGGCGGTCGCCGCCGAGAACGACGTCATCCTCGACACGCCCGCGCCGACCATCCGCGTCACCGACCTCGCGGACACCGCGGTCGTCGTGACGGCGCGGGTCTGGCTCCACAAGGAGGACCGGCGCCGCCTCCCGGAGATCCGGTCGGCGTACCTCACCGCGGTCCACGAGCGCTGTCGCGCCCACGGCATCGACCTCAGCACGACCAGCCAGCACGCGCTCTCGGGCGACCTCACCGTCGAGGAGCCGGCACTGGGACTGTCGCGAGAGCCGCCAGCCCCGCCCCGCGAGGACGACGACTCCCGGCTGGTCGAACCCTGA
- a CDS encoding cold-shock protein: protein MAKGTVDFFKESGGYGFIDTEDEDDDVFFHMADIGGEDLEEGQEVEFDIVDGDKGPRAANLTRL, encoded by the coding sequence ATGGCGAAAGGTACTGTGGACTTCTTCAAGGAGTCCGGCGGTTACGGTTTCATCGACACTGAAGACGAGGACGACGACGTATTCTTCCACATGGCGGACATCGGGGGCGAGGACCTCGAGGAGGGCCAGGAGGTCGAGTTCGACATCGTCGACGGCGACAAGGGCCCGCGTGCGGCCAACCTCACGCGCCTGTAA
- a CDS encoding TrmB family transcriptional regulator yields MSVQQAVAKPTFEPLPENLTSPRAKLVYFFLKTAGSATVDEIQGTLDMQKIALLSVLKSLSKDGLVERDGNEYVYA; encoded by the coding sequence ATGAGCGTCCAACAGGCTGTCGCCAAACCGACCTTCGAACCGCTGCCCGAGAACCTCACGTCGCCCCGCGCCAAGCTGGTCTACTTCTTCCTGAAGACGGCCGGCTCGGCGACTGTCGACGAGATTCAGGGTACTCTGGACATGCAGAAGATCGCGCTGCTGAGCGTTCTGAAGTCCCTCTCGAAGGACGGTCTCGTCGAGCGCGACGGCAACGAATACGTCTACGCCTGA